In Nomia melanderi isolate GNS246 chromosome 4, iyNomMela1, whole genome shotgun sequence, the following are encoded in one genomic region:
- the LOC116425324 gene encoding uncharacterized protein LOC116425324: MRNIEIKAKVNNPEHLISLTKELTDSDCTIIKQHDTFFKVAEGRLKLRQFEDGSGELLYYIRSNTLGPKLCNYQKTSLNPDACTGIRNILSASNGCIGIVKKTRKLYMIGQTRVHIDEVEGLGTFMELEVVLEDEQDMETGEKIAQDLMAKLNIKNEDLIANAYIDLLLKN, encoded by the exons atgcgGAATATTGAGATAAAAGCAAAAGTTAATAATCCAgaacatttaatttctttaactaAAGAGCTGACAGATTCTGACTGTACAATCATAAAGCAGCATGATACTTTCTTTAAAGTAGCAGAAGGTCGATTAAAATTACGACAGTTTGAA GATGGGTCTGGAgagttattatattacataagatCTAATACATTGGGTCCCAAACTCTGTAACTATCAGAAAACAAGTCTTAATCCTGATGCCTGTACcggtattagaaatattttgagtGCATCAAATGGTTGTATCGGTATTGTAAAAAAGACTAGAAAGTTATATATGATTGGTCAGACCCGAGTACACATTGATGAAGTTGAAGGTTTAGGAACTTTTATGGAGTTAGAG gTTGTTTTAGAGGATGAACAAGATATGGAAACTGGAGAAAAAATTGCTCAAGATTTAATggctaaattaaatataaagaatgaAGATTTAATAGCAAATGCTTATATAGATCTCCTATTAAAGAATTAA